One Triticum dicoccoides isolate Atlit2015 ecotype Zavitan chromosome 3B, WEW_v2.0, whole genome shotgun sequence genomic window, gcgatgactcttggttatccggcccatggcgtatcccttgatcccttcaaagttgccctctaagaacttgaaaccatcatgcgatagccccacggtgggtgccaactgtcgtgggtttgtcacggcagatgtcctagtgtgaggacttagtcgtggagtcaTTGCAacaagattagcttaaaggggttaaacaggacaaaggacacgaggagtttatactggttcggccccttgcggtggaggtaaaggcctaatctagtttgaggtggtattgctagggtttcgatgaccagggagcgaatacgcttaacctggctctcgatctgttgtttcttgtccctaaaccgccgccgggtcatccattCATATACACAGGTAGACGCACGGCGGTCCACAGAatcctggccggctcataaacatGTCTGGCTCAGTATCTACTCTTTCCTATCTTAAAATATAAGTCATACACCTATGGCACTTTACATCTATGGGTCCTAACCTGCCTCTAGGCTTTGGGCCTTCTTATTAAGTCTCCTTCGTAAGTCACCATCTtctatgtcttcatgggcttcaatactggTAAACCATCatgagcataacccggcccctcctgggcggtttatactcaatagttatatccctaaCACCCTAGGAAGAGATCCAGTGGAGAATCTCTGTCATTAAACTACTTCTtcgtgcatgacaaaaaagcgtgaAGGAATTTTGTTATCTTGTAAAAATctggtcgaacaccttgtgtgcgagGAGGAGGAAGTCGGCCGCCTACTCGTTGGAGCCATGGTTGCCACGTCAGGGCTAATGCGTAGGAAGAGCCTCCTTAGCGTCGAGAGGTCGAGCTTGCGGCGAAAAATCGGCAACACCGTGATATTgacgctgatgaggacatgactatcttggatacgaccaaaaatattgcatacatgcatatttgtgaggtgatttctaatgcaaactatgcaataatttatttatgttatccaggataaaaaatacttcacagacttttgtgtcatgtctaattgcaggtgtatgggacatttgtacaatccgcatatgaagataaggaaaaaagagaagtttaggtgttgttcaaaaagtcctctcacgtcacttttggccaagAGAAAATAGAGTTCAAGTCCCACatgttctggactcagattcggactgcacagacatacctgactcaaaacaccaagATCTCTTTCattcagactccgaattgggtgattctttttttgttggaaagtttacttcatgcactttccaacctaattggattcaccttcaaattagtCCGGAGCATTAAGACattgacgaaacaatctgacattgtagcagaatccgagtcaaactacaaatccaaaggtgttgcatctcctctacttgggcccatgagccttgtaggaCCAAggattagttttaggctgccttgagacgtcctcccacctccttgggcgtcaccccttgctcctatataagtagatcaatctagtagtttttttccttgggatttgtttagttaaaagttagccattgcaacttcgtatacttcgtttgtgtccaacgaccaggccaagaccgctttcggatccccacctttatcaatatttcatctatattcgcaatattcaggttgcttttatcatattcttgcttgttcttcgattgcatgcaggaatagaccttcatggtcaggttgatcgtactccggtgtggtcaataacctctcggagttagtttagcgattgctaaggcgcaacatcgtgtatgtttgtagttggatcgtcaaagtcgactccacacCAAATCGATAGCTATCATCTTATCGAAAGATCGGGaaaaccctcgcctctatcagacgcCATCTGAAGCTGCGGTCGCTGTGGCCTTGAGACTTGCGGCGGTGCTTCGGCAACTACTAGTCCACCTCTCTAGGCCACGGAGGAGCTGCGCCGGCCATATGGACAGCGGAGGGTGACGCTGGCCGAAAATCGACCAATATCGACATGTCGCCAGACCCCAAATCGGATAGTCGGCGGGGGCTCAGCGGCTGTCCTGAGCGGTTGTGTCGAGCGGCGGGGTCAAGGCAGACTCGGGTATGGGCGGCGGGCTGGAGACCGTGGTGTTTGCGGCTGAAATCACGTCGTCGGTTGTTGGGGGAATAGCGGTCGCGGCGCGGTGAGATGTCCTAGTGGCAGTTGGGGCTGCATGCACGAATGCACCAGTTTTGCGGCAGCAACAAAAGTGTTGTATATTTGCAGCACATCGTGTTTTTTTTGGAACGCCTAAAGAATTCGAAGCAAAAAATTTGCAAATAGGGCAATTGTTGGAGCTATGTTTTTGGCTGGAAAAGCCCTAAAGAGCGGTTATGCCAAACTACAGGGCATTTGGAGATGCTCTAACGTTGTGCATCAAACGTGCACGGATCGGTCCGCACGTTCAAATTCTGCCAAATTGCAAACAAATTTATGGGGTGTTTGGGGGAGTCCGAACGTCCGCCGCGTCAGACTCCGACACACCCGATCCACCCAACACCCCCCCCCCNNNNNNNNNNNNNNNNNNNNNNNNNNNNNNNNNNNNNNNNNNNNNNNNNNNNNNNNNNNNNNNNNNNNNNNNNNNNNNNNNNNNNNNNNNNNNNNNNNNNNNNNNNNNNNNNNNNNNNNNNNNNNNNNNNNNNNNNNNNNNNNNNNNNNNNNNNNNNNNNNNNNNNNNNNNNNNNNNNNNNNNNNNNNNNNNNNNNNNNNNNNNNNNNNNNNNNNNNNNNNNNNNNNNNNNNNNNNNNNNNNNNNNNNNNNNNNNNNNNNNNNNNNNNNNNNNNNNNNNNNNNNNNNNNNNNNNNNNNNNNNNNNNNNNNNNNNNNNNNNNNNNNNNNNNNNNCTCCCCTCTTGCTCTTGATCTGCATCCATCAAGACCGCCGCCATTGGCCTCTACACCACTCCGGCGCCCACTCGTTTTTTGTCGGACCACCACTACTCCATGCATGCATCTTGTACTTCGCCGCCGTTGCACCCACGAATCTTTCCATAGCCCAGGTATCGTTCGCCCTTGCCGACGCCGTTCATGGCCGACACCACGCTCGAGAAGTGTTCGACTAGATCCCATTGAGAATTTTTCTTGACTCTATCCTTATTTAACATGAAGCAAGCACGATACTCGGTGATGGAGGACGCATTGTCCTGCAACACTCGATAAGTAGTTTCCACACCAAAATATACAACATTATGTTCTTATCAGTTAAATATTTGATAGTAATCACACACTAGGACAAAGAAGCATAGAGCCAGGTCAATTTATCAAACTCAGAAGAAGGGTAAATTATAACTAAGAACTTGAACTAAGAAGAACAGGAGTATGTTGAATGATGTGACCATAATGACCAAAAATATGAATAAAGATGATTTCAATGAAAGATCGTGTCTGACAGCAGATGGAAGGAGAGTGAATTGATAAATCATTCCTACAAATGAATTACAAACCAGAGTCAATCACTAAACAGAAGGGGAGCCTTTGCGCAACAGtaagccttgtgaccatgaggtcacagcTTTGAGTCCTGAAAATAGTATCTTGCAGAAATGCAGGGAAAGGATGCATACATTAGACCTAGAAATGATTCGACCCTTCCCCTCGGACCGTGCGCACGCGGGAGCTACATGGAAGGGGCTGACCTTTTTAATTACTCAATAACTAAACAGTGAGGAGTTGACTAAGGATGATCCTGGCAGCTTTTTTTTCAGTACAAGGAATCATCATGCTAGCGTGTTCTTCTGGCCGTAGTAATTGATAACAGTAACTTCTGACATGTATACTGAAGACTGTATCAGTAGCTTAGTTAGTTATAGGGTATCAAATGAATAACAGGAAAAAATGTAACTGACAATGTGGTATAAGTGGGCATCAGACATCAAATTATGATGCCAAATACTAAGGCCCCGTTCGTCGTCAATCCGCTCCATGGCTCCGCTCCAAGAGTGGACGGAGCTGTAATGCAAAATCTAGGAGCCAGCAAACAGCCGCTCCTCAGATCTTAGGAGCGGTGGATTCCCGAACGGGGCCTAAACAGACCAAAACTCTATCGGAAATCTGAAACATCCCATCAGTGATAACCGGAAGCAGCATGGACCTGGAGCACATAACTAGAAATGGTTGGCACTCCACCAAAACAAACATAGTTGAGCAGAATACACAATCAGCACAAAAGGACTAATGCTCATGCCGTCAATTACAAATTGTGGTATGAGCAACAAATACCAAATTATGATACCAAATGCTAGGCAGATGGAAAAATTAGAATGGCAACTTTAGAACAAAGGAGCTATTGAAAGTTTAGAACATCCGATCGGTGATAACTGAAAGCAGCCCTGACATTAACACAGAATTAAAAATAGTTATAGTTCACTAAAAATGCATAATGGGACAGAATATTTCGCAGAGCAGTTTCGATTGGCACAAAAGGGTTCATGCTCATGGCACTCAGTTGTAGGCGCAATCTTTTCCCTGCTCTGAAGTTAATCCTCATCACCACCAATGTCTAATTCTTCCATCACAGAATCACTCCCAAACCCTTGCCTAACATTATGAGATGAAGAACTAGATCTAAGTACAATAGTAGTACGAGCTAGACTTAAGAATGCAAGTTTTCAGGACTCAGCCGCAGAAATCATCAACTCAGAGGTCGCCTGTGAGCAGCTTCCGGCCAACCTCGAAGGAGACGAAAGCGTCGATGCAGGCGTACTTGATCTGATCGTAGGAGAGGCAGTAGGCGTCCCACGGGCCCATCCTCACCCTCTGTGGCTTCTGAAGGTTGGCTCCCATGACGGTGCGCGCCACGGCCTGCAGTCCGGCCTGGCGGAGCTCCGGCATTTGCATCCCCTCCGCCGCGAGGCCACGCAGGTCGACCGCGTTGGCCACATCGAGGCTGTGGTCGTCGCTGAGGCGCTCGGCGTCCTCCTGCACGCCGACGCCGACAAAGCGGAGGTTGGGGTCGGCGAGGAAGCCCGAGAGAGCCTGGGGGACGAAGTCGGCGTGgaggagctggaagatgaggcagcgacgGCCAACGCAGAGCTGAAGGAGCGCGACGGGGTTCTGGGATGGGCTGTAGCTGGGGCGCCACTCGACGTCGACCCCGACGACGAGGTCGCCGAGGACGGAGCGGATCTCCTGGAGCCAGCCCTCCACGGCCGCGCCGGAGTTGGTCACGGTGGTGACGATCACGTCTGCCCCGAAGGTCACGTCGGTGACGAACGTGTCGGTGGCCATCGGATGATGGATCGCCCCGTCGGTTCTGGGCTAGCTAGCGCTCCTTCCGCCCGCAGACGACCGGGGTCAAGAGGGGGTCAGAGCAAGGGAGAAGAAACAAACCGAACGGCGATGGCGGATtggcggcgggcgggcgggcgggcgaggGCATGGACCAGCCTGACATTATATCTCGAAAGGAGAATATAACAGAATAAACCCTCTTACTAGTTTGAAATTATTACAAAAGAAAAGGGCAACTATTCGAGCGAGCGATCGTAGTGTTTTTGCAGGAAACGAATTGCCATAACCCCGGAGGCAGGGCAAAGCTATTTTTCAAAGGCTGGTTTCGAGTTTCGAGGGGAAAAGAGGGGTTTTCTGAAGAATAGCGTTGGCAGGCTTTGCACTCGTGCTTTTGGGTTACTAGTACTGTAGCTGGTCTACTGGCGAGAACAGGGCCGGACGCGTAGGAATCAAGCTGTCAGAAGATATGTTTGACCATCTGCTTCTGGCTGCAGGGCGGTCCTACCAGGCGTTAAGCTCctgcccctcaaaaaaaaaaggcgTTAAGCTCCATCTTGTACAGGTTGCCATGGCTGCCAACTAGACATAGAATCTGATATGCCAAGTTAATTACGAAGAAAGAGTAGTCTGATGATCCTGATAAGAAACGATCCATAGTGCTGCTACTTTGCCTCGGTCCATATTATTGGCTCCCTTTCCCTACCACACTAGCACGCCACTACAATTATTTTGTGGCTTGCCTCTACAGTTTCGTTAGCTTTCCCTTTCAATTCCATCATGCTATTGGAAGTAAATGTGGCATATGTTCCTATGGCGTGTGTACTTCTATGTAGATTTCCTTTCATACAATGGACTCGGGGGCTCAAGAAAGAATTCGATATAAAGGATCAAGAAACAATGATTTCTCCGTATGTTCACATGCCCTGCTATCAAATTTGTTTACAAAGGATCACCaaaggtttgtaattttatttaatCTTTGGATAATACTTTTCATCTTTACCATGTATTGTGTTCTTTCCTTTTGTCTGGTAACATGATTCTTTGCTGACATTTAAAAAAAACACTATGGTGTTTGTTCGAAACTAGCACCTTTTTTATGTGATCTAGCACTttttgttagaagggagagagaggattgatagaatagttgttgtattgcttgagccttgtgggcatatatataggagtgcatgatctacttgaagtacaaggcaagccagaatatttcctagtctaacctatgtttccaatctaatcaatatactcaacatccccccgcagtcacaacgatagcgacgcagacggtgagactggagaagaatccaaaGGCAAGCCAACGGACCCTCCCCACCAGTCGTAACGGTTGATGCATCGCgaaagtcgtggctggagtggaaacccgaCGAGGTtgtcaagcaaggcggtagccctttgtgccgtttgtcgaggtagccgagagcgtgtgtggtggagccgtggtcgaggtagtcgtGCGAAATATGTCGTTGTCGATGTCGAGTCAGGGTAGCCGGTGTCGATGAAGtcgtcgtggagccgcgggcgcaagggggcgccgagttagcatgggcgcagtggtgtcgaagtagtggtgcaccgggaagaagatgttgttgacgacgcgtcaCGCAGGGGTTGCCAaccccggggacacatcgtagacgaaggcacgcatcggtgttgccagcaccgggcatgcgtagacggacgaagacgaagttgacgaagctccACACCTGGCTTGCTAggaccggggacacgtcgtggacgaaggcaccccGACGGTGTTGCCGGCATCGGGCATGCATAGACTGGGACCTGCATGAGCtatacgccatgtcgaagaagtcggaggggccagcagagaagaactcagcgacggttgcggcgccaatcggcgcggggccgatgtcgcccgcggttgtcggagtagatgaagtggtcggggtagatggcgGCGACGCTGCCGatggctggtgctggacgaagacgacgGGGGTGGACGGGTGGCGACCGCCAAGGGTAGCAGTGTGGCGgccgaagaagagcggcggcggcctaACGGCGGCGGCAGCTAagttaggagcgcggcggcggtgctcgaagtaggcgaggagAACCCAACAACTTGACGAAGACCGGCGCAGACGGTGGCGTACCCGCGCCGAGGGAGGCGGCACGGcacataccacgggaggtcgatgCGCAGCGACGATGATGGACCGCAGGCCACGGCGCTATGgcctgaaggggcgacgcagcggcagcgggCAGGTCGGGTCGATGACGAAAGACCTCGGGGCGGTCGTAGGGACCGTTGTcgatgtcaaaatcggcagatctcgggtaggggagccCAAGTTGTATGTGTGAGGATCGATGGTAACTATGATCAAAAGGACaccgtgtttacccaggttcggggccctcttaatggaggtaaaaccctactcctgcttgattatattcgatgagtataggggttacacgagttgatctacctcgagatcataatggctaaaccctagcttggctaACCTATCAATGTAGTTGTTGTTATCCTGCCTTCGatctaaccctctggtttatatagatatcggaggggcttagggttgtacaaagtcggtttaacaaaaaggaaatagtatatccggacacctaaacttgccatccacgtatacgggagtccccaccggacacgagaggtggtcttctgtcttgtatcttgacggcccattagtccggcccatatccagtagaccgaacgcccgaggaccccctagtccagaaccccacagtagcccccaaaccagtcttcaatgacgacatgttcggcgcgcagattgtcttcgacattgcgaggcgggttccctgAACAAAATACGTCAACCTTCCTCCATAAAAGAACTGTATTCGGCCTTGCATAATTAACACAACCCCTAGCCGTGAAGGAAGGATATATAAAAAACAGGAACAATGTCTTTACTAACAACTTTTTTTggcgaagcgtcagacttgacccttcaGCGTTTTGAACCGTTTTTGCACCTCGcgttctgtgtttcgaggccaagccccattggcacgtcctgtcaaacaGATATCAtgcccacttaatacgggattTCTCATCAATaaaatttgggtaatccaaccgtttacGGTGTACGCTttcattgggaataggcgagtttcaagGCACAAGTGGGGGGACGGTTGACATTTTTACCTCCTATAAGAGGGCAATGAATTTCTCCTTTCTTCCCCACGCCTTCCAATCTCctcagccttccaatctcccaagctcttaGCGCCCAAAAAGTTTTGTCttcctcaccaccaccacctcctccgaccatggccggatccggttccaagggcaagtgggaggcctcc contains:
- the LOC119276453 gene encoding Werner Syndrome-like exonuclease; the protein is MATDTFVTDVTFGADVIVTTVTNSGAAVEGWLQEIRSVLGDLVVGVDVEWRPSYSPSQNPVALLQLCVGRRCLIFQLLHADFVPQALSGFLADPNLRFVGVGVQEDAERLSDDHSLDVANAVDLRGLAAEGMQMPELRQAGLQAVARTVMGANLQKPQRVRMGPWDAYCLSYDQIKYACIDAFVSFEVGRKLLTGDL